The Solibacillus daqui genome has a segment encoding these proteins:
- a CDS encoding dihydroorotase, with translation MTTVLQNVKLINDQGELVVSSIIMDDGKIVSIGGDIPTGAEVIDGKGHFASPGFVDVHTHLREPGFEHKETIATGTASAAKGGFTTICAMPNTKPVPDSIENMQLINGLIKDSAVIRVLPYGSLTKDISGEVRTDMAELKANGAVAFSDDGVGIQLASTMYEQMQQAAKLDAVVVAHCEDNSLIYDGVMHEGTRNKELGLPGIPSICESVQIARDVLLAEAAGARYHVCHVSTKESVRAVRDAKAAGIKVTAEVCPHHLLLEEMDIPSDDANWKMNPPLRALDDKDSLHAALLDGTIDCIATDHAPHTVEEKCCGMVGAPFGIVGFETAFPLLYTSFVETGKWTLKQLVDWMSVKAAEIFDLPYGTLTVGASADIVLIDLEKEQTVDAEGFVSKGRNTPFNGWVAKGWPVVTIFEGNIVYQEAE, from the coding sequence TTCCAACGGGAGCGGAAGTAATTGACGGTAAAGGTCACTTCGCTTCACCAGGTTTCGTAGATGTCCATACACATTTACGTGAACCAGGTTTTGAGCATAAAGAAACGATTGCAACAGGTACAGCTTCTGCAGCAAAGGGTGGCTTCACAACGATTTGTGCGATGCCAAACACAAAGCCAGTACCAGATTCAATCGAAAATATGCAATTAATTAATGGCCTAATTAAAGATAGTGCAGTCATTCGCGTATTACCATATGGCTCGTTAACAAAAGACATTTCAGGCGAAGTGCGCACAGATATGGCAGAGCTAAAAGCAAATGGCGCAGTAGCATTTTCAGACGACGGTGTAGGCATTCAGCTTGCTTCAACAATGTATGAGCAAATGCAACAAGCGGCGAAATTAGATGCAGTTGTTGTTGCACACTGTGAAGATAACTCATTAATTTATGACGGCGTTATGCACGAAGGTACGCGTAATAAAGAGCTTGGCTTACCAGGTATTCCATCAATCTGTGAATCAGTGCAAATCGCGCGAGATGTACTATTAGCGGAAGCTGCTGGTGCTCGTTACCACGTATGTCACGTATCAACAAAAGAATCAGTACGTGCTGTGCGTGATGCAAAAGCTGCTGGTATCAAAGTAACAGCAGAGGTTTGTCCACACCACTTACTATTAGAAGAAATGGACATCCCATCAGATGATGCAAACTGGAAAATGAACCCACCATTACGAGCATTAGATGATAAAGATTCATTACACGCAGCATTATTAGATGGAACAATTGATTGTATCGCAACAGACCATGCACCACATACAGTAGAAGAAAAATGCTGTGGTATGGTGGGCGCACCATTCGGGATTGTAGGCTTTGAAACAGCATTCCCATTACTATACACGAGTTTTGTAGAAACAGGGAAATGGACATTAAAGCAATTAGTTGATTGGATGAGCGTAAAGGCAGCTGAAATTTTCGACTTACCATATGGTACATTAACGGTTGGAGCTTCAGCGGACATTGTATTAATCGACCTTGAAAAAGAGCAAACAGTTGATGCAGAAGGATTTGTATCTAAAGGCCGTAACACACCATTCAATGGATGGGTTGCAAAAGGTTGGCCGGTAGTAACTATTTTCGAAGGCAATATCGTATATCAGGAGGCAGAATAA
- a CDS encoding carbamoyl phosphate synthase small subunit yields the protein MKKRLLILEDGTVFTGTAFGSEQASQGEVVFTTGMTGYQETLSDPSFYGQIVTLTYPLIGNYGINRDDFESISPAIRGFVVRELADQPSNWRSDMTLDEYLTSQNIPGIEGIDTRKLTRIIRAKGAVRAILTEADAEVDVEKIVAELQNTPFITHHVREVSPKAAYPSPGRGKRVVLLDFGMKHGILRELNKRDCDVIVVPYNTTAEQILAMHPDGIMLSNGPGNPEDVTEGIETIKGLIGKVPIFGICLGHQLFSLACGAKSFKLPFGHRGGNHPVKDLRTGRTDLTSQNHGYAIDIESLKDTDLELTHVALNDGTCEGVRHKKYPVFTVQYHPEASPGPEDSNHLFDEFIEMMEQEAAKENQHA from the coding sequence ATGAAAAAGCGTTTATTAATTTTAGAAGACGGAACAGTATTTACAGGTACGGCATTCGGTAGTGAACAAGCTAGCCAAGGTGAAGTAGTGTTCACGACAGGTATGACAGGCTACCAAGAAACATTATCTGACCCTTCTTTCTACGGTCAAATCGTAACATTAACATATCCATTAATCGGTAACTACGGGATTAACCGTGACGACTTTGAATCAATTTCGCCAGCTATCCGTGGTTTCGTTGTTCGTGAATTAGCGGATCAACCATCGAACTGGCGCTCAGATATGACATTAGATGAATATTTAACATCACAAAATATTCCTGGTATCGAGGGAATTGATACACGTAAATTAACACGTATCATCCGTGCAAAAGGAGCAGTACGCGCGATTTTAACGGAAGCAGATGCAGAAGTAGATGTAGAAAAAATCGTAGCAGAGCTTCAAAATACACCATTCATTACACATCATGTACGTGAAGTATCGCCAAAAGCAGCATATCCATCTCCAGGTCGCGGTAAGCGTGTTGTGTTATTAGACTTCGGTATGAAGCACGGCATTTTACGCGAACTAAATAAGCGTGATTGTGATGTAATCGTTGTTCCTTACAACACAACAGCAGAGCAAATTTTAGCAATGCACCCAGATGGCATTATGCTATCAAACGGTCCTGGTAACCCAGAAGATGTAACAGAAGGTATCGAAACGATCAAAGGTTTAATCGGCAAGGTTCCAATTTTCGGTATTTGCTTAGGTCACCAACTATTCTCATTAGCATGTGGTGCAAAATCGTTTAAATTACCATTCGGTCACCGTGGCGGAAATCACCCTGTAAAAGATTTACGAACAGGTCGTACAGACTTAACATCTCAAAATCATGGCTATGCAATTGACATTGAGTCATTAAAAGATACAGATTTAGAATTAACGCACGTTGCACTGAACGACGGTACTTGTGAAGGTGTACGTCATAAAAAGTACCCAGTGTTTACAGTACAATACCACCCAGAAGCTTCACCTGGCCCTGAAGATTCAAATCACTTATTCGACGAGTTTATTGAAATGATGGAACAAGAAGCAGCAAAGGAGAATCAACATGCCTAA